The nucleotide sequence GGCTGAGCTGAGTGGTCTGCAGCATCATTCCGATTCACTTTTACGCTAGCTGCACGGGAAAGGATGGCTGCGGTGCTAGCTTTCGGCTGGGCCCTCACCTTTTCCACCTTAGCCAGCGCGTCGGAAGCTAGGTTGTGCAAGTCGCGCACCAAGCCATCGAGGTGGGCTTCGAGGCGCTGGCACTCTTGACCTAAGCTGCTCACCTCCTTTTTCATTTCAGCCACCGTCTTTTCCGACTGCTGATAGGCGTCGTCCACTACCGCACGCGCCTTTTGGCGAGCGTCGGCCAAGAGTTGCTCGGCTTTCAGTTGGGCCTCCCGGATGCGTAGTTCCGCGTCGCGCTGGGCTTGTTCGGTGATGCTATTACCGGTGTCTTCAGCCGTCTTGAGGGTGCGGTACAAGCTGGTTTCCACTTCGCGCATCTTGCTCACGTCCTGCGTGGCGTGGTCGAGCTTCACGCGCAACTCGCGGTTTTCGTCGCCCATCCGCTCCCACTGCTGCGAAAGGGTGAGCAGGAAGGCTTGCACTTCGTCTTTATCAAGCCCGCGAAAAGCTTTTTCAAAAGTCTTCTGGCGAATATCGAGGGCGGTAATTTTCATTGGTCTGGGAAGCTAGGAGATGGTAGCTAGAAGCTGGGAGGTACGGATGAGGTGCTAACGAGGAAGTGTAGCGTGTTTGGTATAGTACCGCACGCAACGCTTCGTTGCTTACTGTTATACCAGACCTTGCTAGCTCCCGACTCCTATGCTCCTTCTTTAGGACAGCTGCCAAACGGCTAAGCTGCGGTCGTCGCTACACGAAACTAGCCGATTCTGGCTTCCCGGCCAAAATAACTTGTTTACAGATGTTCCGTGTCCGGCGTGCCGCGCCTTGTCCACTACGCGCAGTAAGGCCAGCGTTTCGGCGTCCCATAGCTTGATGCTCTTGTCCATGCTACACGTGGCCAGCAGCTGGCCATCTGGCGAGAAAGCCAGGTGGTTGATGGTAAACAAATGTGCCACAATATTGTGGTGCTCCACGTAGCCGGCTTCCGCGTCCCACAGGCGCAAATGGGCATCGCGCCCGGCCGTCAGCAGATAGCGCCCGTCCGGCGAATAGGATGCCGTAAAAACAGAATTCGTGCTACCCGTAAGCGTATGTTTTACAGCCAGCGTGGTGGCATCCAGAATCCGGATAAGCCAATCGGAACCGGCCACAGCTAGTTCGTTGCGCTGCTGATGAAGCGTTAGACAACGCAGGCTTTTGTCGGAGAGCGGCACTAGTTTTTCCACCCGAAAGTCATCGGCCCGCAAGACGGCCAGGGTTCCGTTGCCTAGCGCCACGTAAAGCCGCTGGTGGGTTTCGGAATACACCATATCGAAGATGGCAACCGGCGGCAGAGCGGTGGCAAAGGTTAGTTTTCGGGCGCCCAAGTCTATGGCTTGCACGCCTTGGAAATTGTGGCCCACTACCAATAGATTGCGCTCCGGCAGATGCAGCAGGGCATATACCGAGTTTTCCACTTTCGCCACCAACTCACCGTCCTGCTCGGTTGCGTTGGCATTCCAGACGGCCACCATACCATCGGCGCCGCTGGAGTAGAAGGTGCCGGTGCCCGGCGTGCCAGCTAGCGTGTACACACAGTCCTGGTGCCCGGTGAGGGCCGCGAGCTTCTGAACTTCGGGGCGGTGTGTGAAAGCCATGGCGCGAAGGTAGCGCCTGCTTGCTATTGCCAAAGAAAATAGGTTACCCTGGCCCTGCCTAGCAGCCAGCCCTGCCTTGTCGCAACAACCTTGTTCAACCGATAAGCAAGCGGAAGCTGGGCAATGCCGTCCGTTTTGCAGCAGTTACCTTCGTCTTTATGCCGCTTCACTCCCTCACTCCTCTTTCCAACCACGCTATTTTGGGCTTGTGGCTGCTGGAAGAGCCTGCCGCTACCCTCCTCCACGCTCTTCCACCGCACTATGCCCGCAGCATGCCCACGGGTCGCGACGAGACACGTAGCACCCAATGGCTAGCAGGCCGAGCCTTGGCACACGAGCTATTACGGGAGCTTACTTCAACTTCCGCGTTTCTTTGTAATGATGCAAATGGCCGTCCTTTCTTTGAGCAGTTGCCTGCATTCGCCGTTTCTCTGTCGCACTCCGGCCAGTGGGTGGCGTGCGTGCTGCGTACGCACGGGCGAGTTGGCACAGATGTTGAACTAGTTCGCGACAAAGCGCAAAAGTTGGCGCCGCGGTTTCTATCGGAAGCCGAGCAAGCCGACGCTGGCGACGAAGCAGTTAAACATAGTCTCTATTGGAGTTCCAAAGAGACGCTCTATAAACTGCACAGTCGCCGGGGCCTGGTGTTTAAAGAGCAAATTCTGCTCGACCCGTTCAAGCTGCGGGAGGCCGGTGTACTGACGGGACACCTGCTCCTAGAAAACTCTCGCAGCAAACACCAAATCCACTATCAGCGCCTCGCTTCTGATTACGTATTAACTTACTGCCTCGAGTAACAGGCGTACGAGGCATGCAAGCATCCTTTTTTGCTTGACTTTTCTGCTCAGTTGCTTGTGTCTTCACTTAGTTGTTCTCTCATGTCCCTTCGCCGAATTTCTATTATCACCGCTGCGGCCCTCCTGTTTTGTACGGTGGCCGTGGGTGTAGCCCGCGCACAGGGAGGCCGCACAGTGGATGATTTCAGCTTAAAAAACAGTGCCAACGCTGAAGTAGCCCTACGCTCCTATGCAAGCAGCAAGGCCGTGGTGGTGGTGTTTGTCAACCCAAATTGCGCCTTTACGCGTCTGTATCAGGCACGCTTGTCGGCTTTGAGCACTCAGTATGGCGGACGCGGCATACAGTTTCTGTTCATTGAAGCTCCCATTAACCTCGATGCTAGTGCCGATGCTGGCGCAAAAGCTACGGGTATTGATTTGCCTCTGCTCAGTGACGAGGGCCAGAAGGTAAGCTCGCTGCTGGGAGCTACCAAAACCCCCGAAGCAGTGGTTTTGCAACCCGTTGGTAGTGGCTTTGCCGTGCGCTACAAGGGCGCCATCGACGATAACCCGCAAGTGGAAGGAGATACCAAGGAGCACTACCTACAGCAAGTTCTCGATAATCTGCTGGGTGGCCGGCCCGCTGGCGTACCCGACAAACGAGCTGCTGGCTGCCTAATTAAGCGCAACTAGGAGCGGCAGCTTTAAGTCATAATAGCCCACAAAACGAATAAGCCCTTAACGCTCTAGCTGGCGTTAAGGGCTTATTCATTTGAAAAGGCTGTATTAAGAACAGGAAGCAGATGCTGCTTCTATCATGGGCTTTCTACTATTCTTCTCCTTCCGGTTCAGATGGCGCCTCCGTGGCGGCAGATGGCTCTTCGGTGAGGATGGCCAACAGCTTGTTTACCTCGGCAGCTTTGGCAGGCTCCTGCAGCTTCTCGAAACTTAACTGCAAGTTGCGTAGGGCCCGACGCACAATATCAACGTGGGAGCAGGGCTCGTAAAAGATGTCGTTAGGCGTCAGGTTGAGCTGCGCCACGTAATGCTCGATGTCGGTGCGTGATAAGACCAAGCCTCGGTTGTAGCAGTTGATATAGAATGGCTCCACCGCCAAGTCGTCGAGGCGGTAGGTAAGCACAAACAGGTTGGGCAGGTTCACGCCGTAGATGGGCAGGTTCAGGCGCTGCGCTACCAACAGGTAAATGACGCACAGCGTGAGCGGATTACCCCGGCGGGTTTCCAGCACGCGCTGCAACATAGAGTTGGCCGGCGAGTGGAAGTTTTGGGTGTTGGCCGCAAACTTATGCGCCTTGAACAGCACGTAGTTGAGTGCCTGCACCTGGTCGGCGGGGTGCATTTCCGGCTTCAACAGGGTCCAAACCTCGAAACGTAGCTGTTCAATAGCCCGGTTGAGCACCTGCAAGTCGGCGTCGGGATACTGATATGAGTTCAGCAGCCACATACCTTCAATTAGGTTTTCGCTGCCTGAGTCGCGCCATACTCGCAGGCGCTGTTGCAGCCCTTCAAATTGCAGCTTATGAATTAGGTCTTCAAGGCGTTGCTGCTGCTGCGAGTCCAGTGTTTCCTCCCACGATTCTTCTAGAAACGGAATCAGGCTTTCCCCAAGGGTTTGAATTTTCTCCTGAATCTGCGGCGCAACTTCGGGGTCGTCGAGCAGGGAGATAAGCGCTTTGATTTCTTTGTTGGTCATGTAATAGGTAGCGGGTGCCTAGGAGGCGGAGCAGCAAGAAGTAACAAATAAAACAACTGACACGGTATTACCGCCGCCAGCCGTTAGGAGTAAACGCAGTGGGTGGGGTGGAATGTTCAATTTAAAACGGTTTCCACCGTATTTCGAGCGGTAGCAGCAGCAAGCAACTTTCGCTACTTCACCAGACTTCTAGGTGCACGCTACCTTCCACTGCCACGCAGCCTCCAATTCAGCTTGCAATACTTACCGAAACAGGTTGGTTTTGGCTAGCTCCACCAGCTCGTCGCCACGACCGTTCATGATGGCTTTGAGCGCGTAGAGGCTGAAGCCTTTCACCTGACTGGCATCAATGGTAGGCGGCATCGACAGCTCGGTACGCTTCACCACTGCATCGAGCAGCACGGGGCCCGGGTGCGCCAGCATTTCGGCTATGGCGGTGGGCAGATCAGCGGGGTCCGTCACGCGGATGCCGTGTAGTCCGGCCGCTTCGGCTAAGTCCGCGAAGTTGGGGTTGTCCAACGCGGTGCCGTATTCCAAGTAGCCGTTAGCTTTCATCTCCAACTCCACAAACCCCAGGCTGCTGTTGTTGTACACCACTATCTTGACGGGCAGCTTCAACTGGCGAATCGTCAACAGCTCGCCAAGCAGCATGGCCAGGCCTCCATCACCTGCCATAGCAATTACTTGGCGGCCGGGGTACGTGAGCTGCGCCCCAATGGCCTGCGGCATAGCGCCAGCCATGCTG is from Hymenobacter tibetensis and encodes:
- a CDS encoding transglutaminase-like domain-containing protein, producing MTNKEIKALISLLDDPEVAPQIQEKIQTLGESLIPFLEESWEETLDSQQQQRLEDLIHKLQFEGLQQRLRVWRDSGSENLIEGMWLLNSYQYPDADLQVLNRAIEQLRFEVWTLLKPEMHPADQVQALNYVLFKAHKFAANTQNFHSPANSMLQRVLETRRGNPLTLCVIYLLVAQRLNLPIYGVNLPNLFVLTYRLDDLAVEPFYINCYNRGLVLSRTDIEHYVAQLNLTPNDIFYEPCSHVDIVRRALRNLQLSFEKLQEPAKAAEVNKLLAILTEEPSAATEAPSEPEGEE
- a CDS encoding WD40 repeat domain-containing protein: MAFTHRPEVQKLAALTGHQDCVYTLAGTPGTGTFYSSGADGMVAVWNANATEQDGELVAKVENSVYALLHLPERNLLVVGHNFQGVQAIDLGARKLTFATALPPVAIFDMVYSETHQRLYVALGNGTLAVLRADDFRVEKLVPLSDKSLRCLTLHQQRNELAVAGSDWLIRILDATTLAVKHTLTGSTNSVFTASYSPDGRYLLTAGRDAHLRLWDAEAGYVEHHNIVAHLFTINHLAFSPDGQLLATCSMDKSIKLWDAETLALLRVVDKARHAGHGTSVNKLFWPGSQNRLVSCSDDRSLAVWQLS
- a CDS encoding redoxin domain-containing protein, whose amino-acid sequence is MSLRRISIITAAALLFCTVAVGVARAQGGRTVDDFSLKNSANAEVALRSYASSKAVVVVFVNPNCAFTRLYQARLSALSTQYGGRGIQFLFIEAPINLDASADAGAKATGIDLPLLSDEGQKVSSLLGATKTPEAVVLQPVGSGFAVRYKGAIDDNPQVEGDTKEHYLQQVLDNLLGGRPAGVPDKRAAGCLIKRN
- a CDS encoding 4'-phosphopantetheinyl transferase superfamily protein; amino-acid sequence: MPLHSLTPLSNHAILGLWLLEEPAATLLHALPPHYARSMPTGRDETRSTQWLAGRALAHELLRELTSTSAFLCNDANGRPFFEQLPAFAVSLSHSGQWVACVLRTHGRVGTDVELVRDKAQKLAPRFLSEAEQADAGDEAVKHSLYWSSKETLYKLHSRRGLVFKEQILLDPFKLREAGVLTGHLLLENSRSKHQIHYQRLASDYVLTYCLE
- a CDS encoding DivIVA domain-containing protein; translated protein: MKITALDIRQKTFEKAFRGLDKDEVQAFLLTLSQQWERMGDENRELRVKLDHATQDVSKMREVETSLYRTLKTAEDTGNSITEQAQRDAELRIREAQLKAEQLLADARQKARAVVDDAYQQSEKTVAEMKKEVSSLGQECQRLEAHLDGLVRDLHNLASDALAKVEKVRAQPKASTAAILSRAASVKVNRNDAADHSAQPDAPMHVSSSATSSAAAVAGGSASSSSVAFNGPAPTRAEPQNYNPKPGQQPDPGAPAQTPGPDIQPNPSPNENPGRVDPSRIYQPEPSTVPQPTEPYVEPTAPDIQPIGPSHPEITQPEPARHPGMAAVASTEKSFFDEI